In the genome of Granulibacter bethesdensis CGDNIH1, one region contains:
- a CDS encoding 2-isopropylmalate synthase, protein MTISHPSFGDIDDSRIIIFDTTLRDGEQSPGFSMNLDEKLRMADMLAELGVDVIEAGFPVASPGDWESVNAIAAKFAKDGPVVAGLARTGGRDDIARAGEAIRPAARRRIHNFISTSPLHMKYKLRMEPETVLELIVQGNEQARRFTDDVEWSAEDGSRTEPEFLCRCVEAAIKAGATTINIPDTVGYATPEDMERIFRMLKERVPGAEKVIFSAHNHDDLGLAVANTIASIKGGARQVECTINGIGERAGNAALEEIAMALRTRHDVLPYVSGLVTENILRTSKLLASITGFDVQPNKAIVGRNAFAHESGIHQDGVLKNAATYEIMTPESVGWTKSSLVMGKHSGRAAFRDKLKALGYGELGENALNDAFRRFKEVADRKKVIYDDDIVALVDDEVNRSHERIRFVSVEVRAGSRGPATAAVELEVDGELKQADAQGDGPVDAIFNAIGIIFTHDVELKLYSVGAVTDGADAQARVTVRLEENGKMVDGQGADTDTMVASTRAYVHALNKLLVKRDRREPEALTA, encoded by the coding sequence ATGACCATCAGCCACCCCAGTTTCGGTGATATTGACGATAGCCGAATCATCATTTTCGACACGACACTCCGCGATGGAGAGCAGTCCCCCGGTTTCTCCATGAATCTGGATGAGAAGCTGCGTATGGCCGACATGCTTGCGGAGCTGGGAGTGGACGTGATCGAAGCCGGTTTCCCGGTTGCTTCTCCTGGTGACTGGGAAAGCGTCAATGCCATTGCGGCAAAATTTGCCAAGGATGGCCCCGTCGTTGCGGGTCTGGCCCGCACAGGCGGTCGCGATGATATCGCAAGGGCGGGAGAGGCGATTCGTCCGGCGGCACGGCGCCGTATCCATAATTTTATCAGTACTTCACCGCTGCATATGAAATACAAGCTGCGGATGGAGCCGGAAACGGTTCTTGAGCTGATCGTTCAGGGCAATGAGCAGGCACGTCGCTTTACAGATGACGTGGAATGGTCCGCCGAAGACGGCAGCCGGACAGAGCCCGAGTTCCTGTGCCGTTGTGTGGAGGCTGCTATCAAGGCTGGTGCCACCACCATCAATATCCCCGATACTGTCGGCTATGCCACGCCGGAGGATATGGAACGCATCTTTCGTATGTTGAAGGAGCGGGTTCCGGGGGCGGAGAAGGTGATTTTTTCGGCTCACAATCATGATGATCTGGGCTTGGCCGTTGCCAACACTATTGCGTCGATCAAGGGTGGGGCGCGTCAGGTGGAGTGCACCATCAACGGCATTGGCGAGCGTGCGGGCAATGCTGCGCTGGAAGAAATCGCCATGGCCCTGCGCACCCGCCACGATGTACTGCCCTATGTCAGCGGCCTGGTGACGGAAAACATTCTGCGTACCTCTAAATTGTTGGCCTCCATTACCGGTTTTGATGTGCAGCCGAACAAGGCGATCGTTGGCCGGAACGCTTTCGCGCATGAAAGTGGTATCCATCAGGACGGTGTGCTCAAGAACGCTGCGACCTATGAGATCATGACACCGGAGAGCGTGGGCTGGACCAAATCCTCGCTGGTCATGGGAAAACATTCCGGCCGTGCGGCATTCCGCGACAAGCTGAAGGCGCTGGGCTATGGCGAGCTGGGTGAAAACGCCCTGAATGACGCTTTCCGTCGCTTCAAGGAAGTCGCGGATCGTAAAAAAGTTATCTATGACGACGACATCGTGGCGCTGGTGGATGATGAGGTGAACCGGAGCCATGAGCGCATTCGTTTTGTCTCTGTCGAGGTGCGGGCCGGCTCACGTGGTCCAGCCACCGCGGCGGTCGAGCTGGAAGTCGATGGTGAATTGAAGCAGGCGGATGCACAGGGGGATGGCCCGGTCGATGCGATTTTCAACGCGATCGGTATAATCTTTACGCATGATGTGGAGCTGAAGCTCTACTCTGTCGGTGCCGTGACCGACGGCGCTGACGCGCAGGCCCGCGTGACTGTGCGTCTGGAAGAAAACGGGAAAATGGTGGACGGGCAGGGGGCAGATACCGATACGATGGTAGCCTCCACCCGTGCGTATGTGCACGCACTCAACAAGCTGCTGGTCAAGCGTGACCGGCGGGAGCCCGAGGCTTTGACGGCATAA
- a CDS encoding LexA family transcriptional regulator has protein sequence MNDDILYQDSDVNNRSDFLQVKERSQRLRQIMKEFGGNNLLSKESGIPVGNLNRYIAGQEMKVSALVALAETCGVSVEWLATGRGRKKVTPEGSIAADLGHKDIINLPYFDKEVASKYAYLNDHQEIVPKSYLFERQFVESCFKGVNGLVIFNVLADNMTPTIYKEDNLVIDTNESVVYDGVYAVVMNEIINVKRIKSKQNNNFILSSDNALYSSSDIEIKNIGYDKNSECFIFGRVVSIIRSF, from the coding sequence ATGAATGATGATATTCTTTATCAGGATAGTGATGTGAATAATCGGAGTGACTTTCTTCAAGTAAAAGAAAGATCGCAGCGACTGCGGCAAATAATGAAAGAATTTGGCGGCAATAATTTGTTGTCAAAAGAATCGGGTATTCCGGTCGGAAATCTCAATCGCTATATCGCTGGGCAAGAGATGAAAGTGAGTGCTCTTGTTGCGCTGGCAGAAACGTGTGGCGTCAGCGTGGAGTGGCTTGCAACAGGTAGAGGTAGAAAAAAGGTTACCCCGGAAGGCAGCATTGCTGCAGATCTTGGTCATAAAGATATTATCAATCTTCCTTATTTTGATAAGGAAGTGGCAAGCAAATATGCATATCTTAATGATCATCAGGAAATTGTTCCCAAAAGTTATCTTTTTGAGCGCCAGTTTGTCGAAAGCTGCTTTAAGGGGGTAAACGGGTTGGTTATATTTAATGTCCTGGCTGATAATATGACCCCTACTATTTATAAAGAAGATAATCTTGTTATTGATACAAATGAATCTGTAGTATATGATGGCGTTTATGCCGTTGTCATGAATGAAATTATAAATGTAAAACGCATTAAATCAAAACAAAATAATAATTTTATACTTAGTAGTGATAATGCTTTATATAGTTCTTCTGATATAGAAATTAAAAATATAGGATATGACAAAAATTCTGAATGTTTTATATTTGGAAGAGTTGTTTCAATTATTAGATCTTTTTGA